One Chelonoidis abingdonii isolate Lonesome George chromosome 18, CheloAbing_2.0, whole genome shotgun sequence genomic region harbors:
- the STT3A gene encoding dolichyl-diphosphooligosaccharide--protein glycosyltransferase subunit STT3A isoform X2, translating to MTKLGFLRLSYEKQDTLLKLLILSMAAVLSFSTRLFSVLRFESVIHEFDPYFNYRTTRFLAEEGFYKFHNWFDDRAWYPLGRIIGGTIYPGLMITSAVIYHVLHFFHITIDIRNVCVFLAPLFSSFTTIVTYHLTKELKDAGAGLLAAAMIAVVPGYISRSVAGSYDNEGIAIFCMLLTYYMWIKAVKTGSIYWAAMCALAYFYMVSSWGGYVFLINLIPLHVLVLMLTGRFSHRIYVAYCTVYCLGTILSMQISFVGFQPVLSSEHMAALGVFGLCQIHAFVDYLRSKLNPQQFEILFRSVISLVGFVLLTIGAVLMLTGKISPWTGRFYSLLDPSYAKNNIPIIASVSEHQPTTWSSYYFDLQLLVFMFPVGLYYCFSNLSDARIFIIMYGVTSMYFSAVMVRLMLVLAPVMCILSGIGVSQVLSTYMKNLDISRPDKKTKKQQDSTYPIKNEVASGMILVMAFFLITYTFHSTWVTSEAYSSPSIVLSARGGDGSRIIFDDFREAYYWLRHNTPEDAKVMSWWDYGYQITAMANRTILVDNNTWNNTHISRVGQAMASTEEKAYEIMRELDVSYVLVIFGGLTGYSSDDINKFLWMVRIGGSTDTGKHIKEHDYYTPTGEFRVDREGSPVLLNCLMYKMCYYRFGQVYTEAKRPPGYDRVRNAEIGNKDFELDVLEEAYTTEHWLVRIYKEMLHFD from the exons ATGACCAAGTTAGGGTTTCTCCGCCTGTCCTATGAAAAACAGGACACGCTGCTCAAGCTTCTCATCCTGTCGATGGCAGCTGTGCTGT CTTTCTCCACTAGACtcttctctgtgttaagattTGAAAGTGTCATCCATGAATTTGACCC GTATTTTAACTACCGTACGACCCGCTTCCTGGCAGAGGAGGGCTTCTATAAATTCCACAACTGGTTTGATGACAGGGCCTGGTACCCCTTGGGGAGGATCATTGGTGGAACCATTTACCCAG GTTTGATGATCACATCGGCAGTGATTTACCATGTTCTGCACTTCTTCCACATTACCATTGACATCCGAAATGTTTGTGTATTCCTGgctcccctcttctcttccttcacCACCATAGTAACTTATCACCTCACCAAAGAACTCAAG GATGCAGGGGCAGGTCTCCTAGCTGCTGCCATGATTGCCGTGGTCCCTGGTTACATCTCTCGTTCTGTGGCTGGCTCCTATGACAATGAAG GTATTGCAATATTCTGTATGTTGCTAACTTACTACATGTGGATCAAAGCAGTGAAGACTGGCTCCATCTACTGGGCAGCCATGTGTGCCCTTGCCTACTTCTACATG GTGTCCTCGTGGGGTGGCTACGTGTTTCTGATTAATCTGATCCCCCTGCATGTCCTTGTGCTGATGCTGACAGGACGCTTCTCCCACAGGATCTATGTAGCCTACTGCACGGTGTACTGTTTAGGAACCATCTTGTCTATGCAGATTTCCTTTGTTGGCTTCCAG CCTGTCCTGTCATCTGAGCACATGGCTGCCTTGGGGGTCTTTGGCCTGTGTCAGATCCATGCCTTTGTGGATTACCTACGCAGCAAGCTGAATCCCCAGCAATTTGAAATTCTCTTCAGAAGCGTGATCTCCCTGGTTGGATTTGTTCTTCTCACGATAGGAGCTGTGCTGATGCTGACAG GGAAAATCTCTCCTTGGACTGGCCGTTTCTACTCTCTGCTGGATCCTTCCTATGCAAAGAATAACATTCCCATCATTGCTTCAGTCTCTGAGCACCAGCCCACCACTTGGTCCTCCTATTACTTTGACCTGCAACTTCTTGTTTTCATGTTCCCAG TTGGTCTGTATTACTGTTTCAGTAATCTGTCGGACGCCCGCATTTTTATCATCATGTACGGTGTGACCAGCATGTATTTCTCTGCAGTCATG GTGCGTCTCATGCTGGTTCTGGCCCCAGTGATGTGCATTCTGTCCGGCATTGGGGTTTCTCAGGTGCTCTCCACTTACATGAAGAACCTGGATATCAGCCGACCAGACAAGAAAACCAAAAAGCAACAGGACTCTACCTACCCTATTAAAAACGAA GTTGCCAGTGGCATGATCCTGGTCATGGCTTTCTTCTTGATCACCTACACTTTTCATTCAACTTGGGTAACCAGTGAGGcctactcctccccctccataGTGTTATCTGCTCGTGGGGGGGATGGCAGTAGGATCATCTTTGATGACTTCAGAGAGGCGTATTACTGGCTGCGTCACAATACGCCAGAG GATGCAAAGGTCATGTCCTGGTGGGACTATGGGTATCAGATAACAGCCATGGCAAATCGGACGATTCTCGTAGACAACAACACCTGGAATAACACACACATCTCCCGTGTTGGTCAG GCAATGGCATCCACCGAAGAGAAGGCCTATGAGATTATGAGGGAGCTGGATGTCAGTTACGTGCTGGTAATATTTGGAGGCCTCACTGGATATTCCTCAGATG ATATAAACAAGTTTCTGTGGATGGTGCGAATTGGTGGAAGCACAGACACCGGGAAGCACATAAAGGAGCACGATTACTATACGCCAACAGGAGAGTTCCGTGTGGATAGGGAAGGTTCCCCTGTGTTGCTCAACTGCCTTATGTACAAGATGTGCTACTACCGCTTCGGGCAGGTCTACACAGAAGCCA AGCGCCCCCCAGGTTATGACAGAGTGAGAAATGCTGAGATTGgaaacaaagactttgaactcgATGTGCTGGAGGAGGCGTATACCACAGAGCACTG
- the STT3A gene encoding dolichyl-diphosphooligosaccharide--protein glycosyltransferase subunit STT3A isoform X1, translating to MTKLGFLRLSYEKQDTLLKLLILSMAAVLSFSTRLFSVLRFESVIHEFDPYFNYRTTRFLAEEGFYKFHNWFDDRAWYPLGRIIGGTIYPGLMITSAVIYHVLHFFHITIDIRNVCVFLAPLFSSFTTIVTYHLTKELKDAGAGLLAAAMIAVVPGYISRSVAGSYDNEGIAIFCMLLTYYMWIKAVKTGSIYWAAMCALAYFYMVSSWGGYVFLINLIPLHVLVLMLTGRFSHRIYVAYCTVYCLGTILSMQISFVGFQPVLSSEHMAALGVFGLCQIHAFVDYLRSKLNPQQFEILFRSVISLVGFVLLTIGAVLMLTGKISPWTGRFYSLLDPSYAKNNIPIIASVSEHQPTTWSSYYFDLQLLVFMFPVGLYYCFSNLSDARIFIIMYGVTSMYFSAVMVRLMLVLAPVMCILSGIGVSQVLSTYMKNLDISRPDKKTKKQQDSTYPIKNEVASGMILVMAFFLITYTFHSTWVTSEAYSSPSIVLSARGGDGSRIIFDDFREAYYWLRHNTPEDAKVMSWWDYGYQITAMANRTILVDNNTWNNTHISRVGQAMASTEEKAYEIMRELDVSYVLVIFGGLTGYSSDDINKFLWMVRIGGSTDTGKHIKEHDYYTPTGEFRVDREGSPVLLNCLMYKMCYYRFGQVYTEAKRPPGYDRVRNAEIGNKDFELDVLEEAYTTEHWLVRIYKVKDLDNRGLSRT from the exons ATGACCAAGTTAGGGTTTCTCCGCCTGTCCTATGAAAAACAGGACACGCTGCTCAAGCTTCTCATCCTGTCGATGGCAGCTGTGCTGT CTTTCTCCACTAGACtcttctctgtgttaagattTGAAAGTGTCATCCATGAATTTGACCC GTATTTTAACTACCGTACGACCCGCTTCCTGGCAGAGGAGGGCTTCTATAAATTCCACAACTGGTTTGATGACAGGGCCTGGTACCCCTTGGGGAGGATCATTGGTGGAACCATTTACCCAG GTTTGATGATCACATCGGCAGTGATTTACCATGTTCTGCACTTCTTCCACATTACCATTGACATCCGAAATGTTTGTGTATTCCTGgctcccctcttctcttccttcacCACCATAGTAACTTATCACCTCACCAAAGAACTCAAG GATGCAGGGGCAGGTCTCCTAGCTGCTGCCATGATTGCCGTGGTCCCTGGTTACATCTCTCGTTCTGTGGCTGGCTCCTATGACAATGAAG GTATTGCAATATTCTGTATGTTGCTAACTTACTACATGTGGATCAAAGCAGTGAAGACTGGCTCCATCTACTGGGCAGCCATGTGTGCCCTTGCCTACTTCTACATG GTGTCCTCGTGGGGTGGCTACGTGTTTCTGATTAATCTGATCCCCCTGCATGTCCTTGTGCTGATGCTGACAGGACGCTTCTCCCACAGGATCTATGTAGCCTACTGCACGGTGTACTGTTTAGGAACCATCTTGTCTATGCAGATTTCCTTTGTTGGCTTCCAG CCTGTCCTGTCATCTGAGCACATGGCTGCCTTGGGGGTCTTTGGCCTGTGTCAGATCCATGCCTTTGTGGATTACCTACGCAGCAAGCTGAATCCCCAGCAATTTGAAATTCTCTTCAGAAGCGTGATCTCCCTGGTTGGATTTGTTCTTCTCACGATAGGAGCTGTGCTGATGCTGACAG GGAAAATCTCTCCTTGGACTGGCCGTTTCTACTCTCTGCTGGATCCTTCCTATGCAAAGAATAACATTCCCATCATTGCTTCAGTCTCTGAGCACCAGCCCACCACTTGGTCCTCCTATTACTTTGACCTGCAACTTCTTGTTTTCATGTTCCCAG TTGGTCTGTATTACTGTTTCAGTAATCTGTCGGACGCCCGCATTTTTATCATCATGTACGGTGTGACCAGCATGTATTTCTCTGCAGTCATG GTGCGTCTCATGCTGGTTCTGGCCCCAGTGATGTGCATTCTGTCCGGCATTGGGGTTTCTCAGGTGCTCTCCACTTACATGAAGAACCTGGATATCAGCCGACCAGACAAGAAAACCAAAAAGCAACAGGACTCTACCTACCCTATTAAAAACGAA GTTGCCAGTGGCATGATCCTGGTCATGGCTTTCTTCTTGATCACCTACACTTTTCATTCAACTTGGGTAACCAGTGAGGcctactcctccccctccataGTGTTATCTGCTCGTGGGGGGGATGGCAGTAGGATCATCTTTGATGACTTCAGAGAGGCGTATTACTGGCTGCGTCACAATACGCCAGAG GATGCAAAGGTCATGTCCTGGTGGGACTATGGGTATCAGATAACAGCCATGGCAAATCGGACGATTCTCGTAGACAACAACACCTGGAATAACACACACATCTCCCGTGTTGGTCAG GCAATGGCATCCACCGAAGAGAAGGCCTATGAGATTATGAGGGAGCTGGATGTCAGTTACGTGCTGGTAATATTTGGAGGCCTCACTGGATATTCCTCAGATG ATATAAACAAGTTTCTGTGGATGGTGCGAATTGGTGGAAGCACAGACACCGGGAAGCACATAAAGGAGCACGATTACTATACGCCAACAGGAGAGTTCCGTGTGGATAGGGAAGGTTCCCCTGTGTTGCTCAACTGCCTTATGTACAAGATGTGCTACTACCGCTTCGGGCAGGTCTACACAGAAGCCA AGCGCCCCCCAGGTTATGACAGAGTGAGAAATGCTGAGATTGgaaacaaagactttgaactcgATGTGCTGGAGGAGGCGTATACCACAGAGCACTG